A single genomic interval of Spinacia oleracea cultivar Varoflay chromosome 6, BTI_SOV_V1, whole genome shotgun sequence harbors:
- the LOC110793468 gene encoding 5-oxoprolinase 1, producing the protein MGSISSEKLRFCIDRGGTFTDVYAELPDQTEGRVMKLLSVDPSNYDDAPVEGIRRILEEYTGEKVPRSSKIPTDKIEWIRMGTTVATNALLERKGERIALCVTQGFRDLLQIGNQARPNIFDLTVSKPSNLYEEVLEVEERVELVLDTEENVNSSHVVKGVSGELVRVAKPLNEGSLRPLLKGLLDKGVSCLAVVLMHSYTYPQHEISVEKLALSMGFRHVSLSSALTPMVRAVPRGLTASVDAYLTPVIKDYLSGFISKFDEGLGKVNVLFMQSDGGLAPESRFSGHKAVLSGPAGGVVGYSQTLFGIETDKPLIGFDMGGTSTDVSRYAGGYEQVLETQIAGAVIQAPQLDINTVAAGGGSKLKFQFGAFKVGPESVGAHPGPVCYRKGGELAVTDANLVLGYVIPEYFPSIFGPNEDQPLDVHATREEFKKLAEQINSHRKSQDSSAKDMSVEEIALGFVNVANETMCRPIRQLTEMKGHETRNHALACFGGAGPQHACAIARALGMKEVLIHRFCGILSAYGMGLADVVEEAQEPYAAVYCSESVQEASCREAKLLELVKHKLQEQGFREESIKTETYLNLRYEGTDTAIMVKKQESDGGSAFDYATEFVKLFQREYGFKLQNRNTLVCDVRVRGVGVTNILKPKAQNPASGSPNSQCVCKVYFQNGWQEAPVFKLENLGYGHAIPGPAIIMNGNSTVIVEPNCRAMITKYGNIKIEIDSISNITKVSDKVADVVQLSIFNHRFMGIAEQMGRTLQRTSISTNIKERLDFSCALFDPDGGLVANAPHVPVHLGAMSSTVCWQLKYWGDNLNEGDVLVTNHPCAGGSHLPDITVITPVFDNGKLVFFVASRGHHAEIGGITPGSMPPFSKAIWEEGAAIKAFKLVEKGMFQEEGIVKLLQYPCSDDPAHKIPGTRRLQDNLSDLHAQVAANQRGISLIKELIEQYGLETVNAYMKYVQLNAEEAVREMLKSVAAKVASPSGGPEAGGIVTIEEEDYMDDGSTIHLKLTIDSNKGEAFFDFSSTSPEVYGNWNAPEAVTAAAVIYCLRCLVNVDIPLNQGCLAPVKIYIPPGCFLSPSDKAAVVGGNVLTSQRVTDVILTAFQACACSQGCMNNLTFGDNTFGYYETIGGGCGAGPTWDGTSGVQCHMTNTRMTDPEIFEQRYPVILHKFGLRENSGGDGVHRGGDGLVREIEFRRPVIVSILSERRVHAPRGLRGGKDGARGANYLITTDKRKIYLGGKNTIHVQGGETVVILTPGGGGFGSSL; encoded by the coding sequence ATGGGCAGCATTAGTTCTGAGAAATTAAGGTTTTGCATTGACCGAGGGGGCACGTTTACTGATGTATATGCTGAACTCCCTGATCAAACTGAAGGTCGTGTTATGAAACTATTATCTGTCGATCCTTCTAACTATGATGATGCTCCAGTTGAAGGTATCCGTAGAATTTTGGAAGAATATACTGGGGAGAAAGTCCCTCGGTCTTCCAAGATTCCCACTGACAAAATTGAGTGGATACGCATGGGTACAACTGTGGCTACAAATGCCCTTTTAGAGAGAAAAGGAGAGAGGATTGCCCTATGTGTTACTCAAGGATTTAGGGACCTGTTGCAAATTGGAAACCAGGCTCGTCCGAACATATTTGACCTCACTGTATCCAAGCCTTCAAATCTTTATGAAGAGGTTTTGGAGGTTGAAGAAAGAGTTGAACTCGTTCTTGATACGGAAGAGAACGTCAACTCATCACATGTAGTCAAAGGTGTTTCAGGTGAATTAGTGAGAGTTGCAAAGCCTTTAAATGAAGGATCTTTGAGGCCTTTGCTGAAAGGACTGTTGGATAAGGGAGTAAGTTGTCTAGCTGTCGTGTTGATGCACTCTTACACCTACCCACAGCATGAGATCTCTGTGGAGAAATTAGCCTTGAGCATGGGCTTTAGACACGTATCTCTATCATCGGCCTTGACACCTATGGTTCGAGCAGTTCCACGGGGTCTAACTGCCAGTGTGGATGCATATCTTACCCCAGTTATCAAAGATTACTTGTCTGGATTCATATCCAAATTTGATGAAGGCTTGGGGaaggttaatgttctttttatgcAATCAGATGGAGGTCTAGCACCTGAAAGTAGATTTTCAGGTCATAAAGCAGTTTTATCAGGCCCTGCTGGGGGTGTTGTTGGTTACTCGCAGACTTTGTTTGGTATTGAAACAGATAAGCCTCTTATTGGGTTTGACATGGGGGGTACATCCACGGATGTCAGTCGTTATGCTGGTGGTTATGAACAAGTGCTTGAAACTCAGATTGCTGGAGCAGTTATTCAGGCACCTCAGCTTGACATAAACACTGTTGCTGCTGGTGGAGGATCAAAGTTAAAATTCCAGTTTGGAGCCTTCAAGGTGGGACCAGAATCAGTAGGGGCTCACCCTGGCCCTGTGTGCTACAGGAAAGGAGGTGAATTAGCAGTTACAGATGCTAATTTAGTGCTGGGTTATGTTATTCCTGAATATTTTCCTTCTATTTTTGGACCCAATGAAGACCAGCCTTTAGATGTTCATGCAACCAGAGAAGAGTTTAAGAAGCTTGCTGAGCAAATAAATTCACACAGGAAGAGCCAAGACTCATCAGCAAAAGACATGTCTGTCGAGGAGATAGCTCTTGGGTTTGTCAATGTTGCAAATGAGACAATGTGTCGTCCAATACGTCAATTGACAGAGATGAAAGGCCACGAGACGCGGAACCATGCTCTTGCTTGTTTTGGAGGTGCTGGACCCCAACATGCCTGTGCTATTGCTAGGGCGTTGGGCATGAAAGAGGTATTAATCCATAGGTTCTGTGGTATACTAAGTGCGTATGGAATGGGACTAGCTGATGTTGTAGAAGAGGCTCAAGAGCCATATGCTGCTGTTTATTGCAGTGAATCGGTTCAGGAAGCTTCATGTAGAGAAGCCAAGTTGCTGGAGCTGGTAAAACACAAGCTGCAAGAACAAGGTTTTAGAGAAGAGAGCATCAAAACTGAAACTTATTTGAATCTGAGGTATGAGGGTACGGATACAGCCATCATGGTCAAAAAACAAGAAAGTGATGGTGGATCAGCATTTGACTACGCTACTGAATTTGTGAAGCTGTTCCAGCGGGAGTATGGATTCAAACTGCAGAACAGGAACACTCTTGTCTGTGATGTAAGAGTTCGGGGTGTAGGAGTCACTAATATCTTAAAACCCAAAGCTCAGAACCCTGCTTCAGGAAGTCCAAACAGTCAATGTGTATGCAAGGTTTATTTTCAAAATGGGTGGCAAGAGGCCCCCGTGTTCAAGCTTGAAAATCTGGGTTACGGTCATGCCATCCCTGGGCCTGCTATTATCATGAATGGTAACAGTACGGTGATTGTGGAGCCAAATTGTAGAGCTATGATAACAAAGTACGGAAACATCAAAATTGAAATCGACTCAATATCAAACATAACAAAAGTTTCGGACAAAGTTGCGGATGTGGTGCAGCTTTCAATTTTCAATCACAGATTTATGGGGATAGCTGAGCAGATGGGACGGACTCTACAGAGGACTTCAATATCAACAAACATTAAGGAACGGCTAGATTTTTCCTGTGCTCTATTTGATCCTGATGGAGGGCTTGTAGCTAATGCTCCTCATGTTCCTGTGCACCTCGGTGCTATGTCAAGTACTGTTTGTTGGCAATTGAAGTACTGGGGTGATAACTTGAATGAAGGAGATGTTCTGGTCACCAATCATCCTTGTGCTGGCGGTAGTCATCTACCTGATATAACTGTTATCACTCCTGTATTTGATAATGGAAAACTGGTGTTTTTTGTTGCTAGTAGAGGACATCATGCTGAAATTGGAGGTATTACTCCTGGAAGCATGCCCCCTTTCTCCAAGGCTATATGGGAAGAAGGGGCTGCCATCAAAGCCTTCAAACTTGTGGAAAAGGGTATGTTTCAGGAGGAAGGTATTGTAAAACTTCTCCAGTACCCATGTTCTGATGATCCTGCTCATAAGATCCCAGGAACTCGAAGGCTCCAAGACAATTTATCAGATCTCCATGCACAAGTAGCTGCTAACCAAAGAGGCATTTCTCTTATCAAAGAGCTTATTGAACAGTATGGTTTGGAGACTGTAAATGCATACATGAAATATGTACAGCTCAATGCAGAAGAAGCCGTCAGAGAAATGCTCAAATCAGTGGCGGCTAAAGTGGCATCCCCATCTGGTGGGCCTGAAGCAGGGGGTATAGTGACCATTGAAGAAGAAGATTACATGGATGATGGTTCTACTATTCATCTTAAACTTACAATTGATTCAAACAAGGGAGAAGCTTTCTTTGATTTCTCTTCGACAAGCCCAGAAGTATATGGTAATTGGAACGCACCAGAAGCAGTTACAGCAGCTGCAGTCATATATTGCCTTCGCTGTTTGGTAAATGTTGACATTCCTCTGAATCAAGGCTGTCTTGCCCCTGTAAAAATTTATATTCCACCAGGTTGTTTTCTTTCTCCGAGTGACAAAGCTGCCGTGGTGGGAGGCAATGTCCTCACATCCCAGAGAGTCACTGATGTCATACTCACTGCATTCCAAGCATGTGCTTGTTCTCAAGGTTGCATGAATAATCTGACTTTCGGGGATAACACATTTGGTTACTATGAGACTATTGGAGGCGGATGTGGGGCCGGTCCAACCTGGGATGGAACTAGTGGTGTACAGTGTCACATGACAAATACTCGTATGACTGATCCAGAGATTTTTGAGCAGAGGTACCCAGTGATTCTGCACAAATTTGGTCTCAGAGAGAATAGTGGAGGTGACGGGGTTCACAGAGGAGGAGATGGGCTTGTAAGAGAGATTGAATTTAGGCGGCCAGTCATAGTGAGCATTCTTTCCGAGAGACGTGTTCATGCTCCAAGAGGATTGAGAGGAGGAAAAGATGGGGCTCGTGGTGCTAATTACCTAATTACTACTGATAAGAGGAAAATTTATCTAGGAGGTAAAAATACCATTCATGTACAGGGGGGAGAAACTGTTGTGATTTTAACTCCTGGAGGAGGTGGGTTTGGTTCTTCTCTCTAG
- the LOC110793455 gene encoding gibberellin-regulated protein 12-like, with protein MAAYMSGFSVKFMLLVLMSMLIIEVSMAGGPGSLTKRECPSACDYRCSKTHHRKPCLLYCNKCCVKCLCVPSGTYGNKEECPCYNNWKTQEGKPKCP; from the exons ATGGCTGCATATATGTCTGGTTTTAGTGTCAAGTTTATGCTTCTTGTTCTCATGTCGATGCTAATTATCGAAGTTTCTATG GCAGGAGGCCCAGGCTCATTGACAAAACGAG AATGTCCGTCAGCATGTGATTACCGGTGCTCGAAGACTCACCATAGGAAGCCTTGTCTGTTATATTGTAACAAGTGTTGTGTGAAATGTTTGTGTGTTCCGTCAGGAACGTACGGGAATAAAGAAGAATGTCCGTGCTATAATAACTGGAAAACGCAAGAAGGAAAGCCTAAATGTCCATGA